The DNA region AGGCGCACCGAATTTCACAAAGCTCTCAAGTACGTAACGGCAGAAAGGATCTTTTATACGTGTAGTAAGCTTACCATCAGAAAAAGTTCCCGCTCCGCCTTCACCGAACTGAACGTTCGAGCTGATATTGAGCGGTCCTCCGTTCCAGAACCTTTCCACTGAACGTGCACGGTCGTCAACCGTTTCCCCTCGTTCAAAAACTATCGGTCTGTATCCGTTTTCAGACAGAACCAGAGCACAGAACAGGCCTGCAGGACCGAAACCGGTGACAGCTATCCTTCCTTTGTAGTTACCGCTTTTTATAACCGGTTTTTTCACTTCACTGTCTATATACTGAAGCGAAGCATCCGAAGCACAAAGCTTTTTTTTCTCTTTCTGCATCACCAAGATCGGCATAAACAGAATGTACAAAATGAATATCAGTACGTTTTCTCGCATCCAGCGATGTCTTGTAGATGCCGGTTTTCAGTGTATCTGATTTTCTGATATCTGCTTTTTTCAAAGCTTTACGAATCACATTTTCTGCATCTTCGGATATCTGCGATTTTATGTTGTTAATGATTATAGACATCTGTTTACTCCGTTATATTCGTAAAACACTGATCATTCAGTGTTTTCCTGATAAAATTGTCATTTTATAAGAAAGTTACTACTAATAGTATACCATATTTCACGCAGAAAATCAACGAATTATACAAATTCAAAATAATTATTTTTGAATTTAATGTTTCCTTAAATCAAAAACGCAGAGTCAGAAACTGCCCTGCGTTTTTGGTATATATTGATTTGGTGGTTTTGAAAATATCAGTATTTTTTTTCTGAGTATCCTTACGGAGTTA from Ruminococcus sp. HUN007 includes:
- a CDS encoding NAD(P)/FAD-dependent oxidoreductase, with protein sequence MQKEKKKLCASDASLQYIDSEVKKPVIKSGNYKGRIAVTGFGPAGLFCALVLSENGYRPIVFERGETVDDRARSVERFWNGGPLNISSNVQFGEGGAGTFSDGKLTTRIKDPFCRYVLESFVKFGAPEEILFRAKPHIGTDKLKSIIKRMREQIMENGGEVHFNTTVTGFETDGSRICRVKTDKGDHDAAAVVMAVGNSARDTFEMLFFKQHSYADQAVFSRCPHRASSGERK